From one Nilaparvata lugens isolate BPH chromosome 2, ASM1435652v1, whole genome shotgun sequence genomic stretch:
- the LOC111054249 gene encoding uncharacterized protein LOC111054249: protein MSRNASVFLLWIYFLVTVCCEEKEDATAVANRMADQVRAVLEHYKDNPDPVGLPDTVYKIPDPMPIPTIRQTSGYATLTMFNCSVYGLSRFRIESVYTNLAELQMVAELRIENLEVRGNYTLTSWLSRSADSCMVKLSDVYVVGLAEMSIAREGHLQASRIDMDISVDEINLDFQNLGFLASLFQGMMNSVGVFVFDSIKPFILNAVNADLRNGIDKAAREIKMTFPNSIPPLDLAIAEGRKRVMSLGYDPYMFPDYSQSAGMFGMYMTNMWVTGLGSFYRVGNMTVSMQNHVVQIGVSVGTDELMGNCHWQISAAGLYSHAGATSFTVEYVQVEAKLNQALDIRKHPVLESLDMTVGNIQLRHEGTGSLDYALELLVNLLPNILRYQIVDALEDPLRRRFQEILNSVDVEKIINEEIPKFEKMISQTNASSQVNITENLEKVNEEIEDEELDLDADL, encoded by the exons ATGTCAAGAAACGCAAGTGTTTTTCTGTTGTGGATATATTTCCTGGTGACAGTTTGTTGCGAGGAGAAAGAAG ATGCAACAGCAGTGGCCAACCGCATGGCAGATCAGGTACGAGCGGTTCTCGAGCATTACAAGGACAACCCCGACCCAGTCGGTCTGCCCGATACCGTCTACAAAATACCCGACCCCATGCCAATCCCCACAATCAGACAAACCTCAGGATATGCCACCCTCACCATGTTCAACTGCTCCGTCTACGGTCTGTCAAGGTTCCGCATCGAGAGCGTCTACACGAACCTGGCCGAGCTACAGATGGTGGCCGAGCTGAGGATAGAGAACCTGGAAGTGAGAGGGAACTACACTCTCACCTCTTGGTTATCCCGATCAGCTGACAGTTGCATGGTTAAACTGAGTGACGTCTACGTGGTTGGTTTGGCTGAGATGAGTATTGCTCGTGAAGGTCACCTGCAGGCATCCAGGATTGACATGGATATATCTGTCGATGAGATCAACCTCGACTTTCAGAACCTTGGGTTCCTGGCTTCACTGTTCCAGGGCATGATGAACTCTGTCGGTGTGTTTGTGTTTGACTCGATCAAGCCGTTCATCTTGAATGCGGTCAACGCGGATTTGAGGAATGGGATTGATAAGGCAGCGCGCGAAATAAAGATGACATTCCCCAACTCTATCCCGCCTCTGGATTTGGCCATTGCTGAGGGCAGGAAACGGGTGATGAGCCTTGGATATGACCCATACATG TTTCCAGATTACTCGCAAAGCGCAGGCATGTTCGGCATGTACATGACAAACATGTGGGTGACAGGCCTTGGGTCGTTCTACCGTGTGGGCAACATGACAGTGTCCATGCAGAACCACGTGGTACAAATAGGTGTCAGTGTGGGCACAGATGAGCTCATGGGCAACTGTCATTGGCAGATATCGGCAGCTGGGCTCTACTCACATGCAGGGGCCACTTCATTCACTGTCGAATATGTACAG gttGAAGCCAAGCTGAACCAAGCCCTGGACATCAGAAAGCATCCAGTCCTGGAAAGCCTTGACATGACAGTTGGCAACATCCAGCTCAGACACGAAGGCACCGGTTCCCTCGACTATGCACTGGAACTCCTGGTCAACCTCCTACCCAACATTCTGCGTTACCAGATCGTTGACGCTCTCGAGGACCCTCTCAGACGGCGGTTCCAGGAGATTCTCAACAGTGTGGATGTGGAGAAGATCATCAACGAAGAAATACCCAAATTTGAGAAGATGATCTCACAAACTAACGCTTCAAGTCAAGTGAATATCACAGAGAACCTGGAGAAAGTGAATGAGGAAATCGAGGATGAAGAACTCGATCTGGATGCAGATCTGTAG